The Pelosinus sp. IPA-1 genome contains a region encoding:
- a CDS encoding cupin domain-containing protein yields MIIINKDVQIKKTGDKTSQKVLVAGDKIMMVEFYFDKGGIGVLHKHDDHEQIGYVTKGSFEITVGNETKVAKQGDCYYAAKNVWHGVVALEDDSILVDAFTPLREDFLTTSDK; encoded by the coding sequence TTGATTATAATCAACAAAGACGTGCAAATTAAAAAAACAGGTGACAAAACATCACAAAAGGTCCTCGTCGCCGGGGATAAAATTATGATGGTAGAATTTTATTTCGATAAAGGTGGAATTGGTGTTTTGCATAAGCATGACGACCATGAGCAAATTGGTTATGTTACTAAAGGAAGTTTTGAAATTACTGTAGGTAACGAAACAAAAGTTGCCAAACAGGGTGATTGTTACTATGCTGCCAAGAATGTCTGGCATGGCGTTGTGGCCTTGGAAGACGATTCAATTCTGGTAGATGCTTTCACACCGTTGCGAGAGGATTTCCTCACAACCAGTGATAAATGA
- a CDS encoding TRAP transporter small permease, with amino-acid sequence MADLKEPAQIQNNGVKWISNLLVSIDKAFEELSKILLLTMIVIVCFQVFARKLFSYTPTWSLDVTIFLLIWFSFLGIAMGFRERIHLAFTSITFSKKTDVYIEKIISITEIIFALILIVYGSKLMLNDFGQTIPTMGDLPIAYRTLAIPVSGVLILFYGIFQFFGVDLKRHKGLGGGH; translated from the coding sequence TTGGCAGATTTAAAAGAACCCGCGCAAATTCAAAATAACGGAGTAAAGTGGATATCAAATTTACTTGTATCTATCGATAAGGCTTTTGAAGAATTATCAAAGATATTGTTGCTAACAATGATCGTAATTGTATGTTTTCAAGTATTTGCGAGAAAATTGTTCAGCTATACACCAACTTGGTCTCTAGATGTCACAATATTTTTACTTATATGGTTTTCATTTTTGGGCATTGCGATGGGCTTCCGGGAAAGAATACACCTTGCTTTTACTTCCATCACATTTAGCAAAAAAACAGATGTTTATATTGAAAAGATCATTTCGATTACTGAAATTATTTTTGCACTAATATTGATTGTTTATGGATCAAAGCTTATGTTAAACGACTTTGGTCAAACGATTCCTACCATGGGTGATTTGCCTATAGCCTACAGAACTCTCGCAATACCGGTATCAGGTGTTCTTATTCTGTTCTATGGCATATTTCAATTTTTTGGTGTTGATTTGAAAAGACATAAAGGATTAGGTGGTGGGCATTGA